GGCCGCTATCTCCTCGTCGACGTGCGCGAGCCGAACGAGGTCGAGGCCGAGGCCTACCCCTATGGCGTCGTGGTGCCGCTCTCGACCTTCGATCCCAAGGCCATCCCCGATCCGCAAGGCAAGGAGGTCGTATTCGCCTGCCGCTCCGGCAAGCGCTCGGTGACGGCCTCGCTGGCGGCGCAGGCGGCGGGCCTGCCTTACGACAAGCATCTGGCCGGCGGC
The genomic region above belongs to Bradyrhizobium arachidis and contains:
- a CDS encoding rhodanese-like domain-containing protein; translated protein: MANQVQDLTPEEVSKGVAEGRYLLVDVREPNEVEAEAYPYGVVVPLSTFDPKAIPDPQGKEVVFACRSGKRSVTASLAAQAAGLPYDKHLAGGMLGWKAAGLPSKVGG